ggaacgctttcaacgtcttgtagagtccatgtgtgtgtgtgtgtgtgtaatacctTGACATCAGGGAAGTAAGTCTTGAGCGTGTTAGAGCTGGGGTATCTAGCGTAGAAGAACATCAGTTTGGCTTTCTTCAGATGACAGGGGGACAAACCCTCCTGAAAGTGACCACAGTTAAGGAGTAGCACggagattacacacacacacacacacacacacacacacacacacacacacacacacacacacacacacacacacacacacacacacacacacacacacacacacacacacacacacacacacacacacacgttctcactcctcctccaaAAAAAAGGATATTGAACCCGGGCCGAGATACATCCCAGAATCCATCCCGccgtcccttcctcctcctctcatccctccctccctctcatgaTGACGTTCCAGCCGGTCCAATCCCTCCATCACAgcgaggggagggaaggagggacgagaggaagaggaggatggggtgAGGAGGCAGGGGAAAGGGTTCATAacgttccctttgtggagaggatgaaggtgagagagagaacgagtgaagAGCTGCTGCATGGTgtagtggaggagggggagggggagcgggCAGGAGGAGGgcgggaggaagggggaggagtccTTATGacaagaggagggggggaggagggcgGGGTGGGTGTGGTGGTGAGGGGGGTGAGGCtggcagagaggggggaagggttgaggagggagaagagggtttTTAGTTCGGTTGTTAGGGTGGTTGTTGAGGGGTAGAAGAtggtttcggcggttgtcggggCGACGGGTAATCAACGGCAACGCTTCAGATTGTTCCTGGTGGTGGGGGGGCGGAGCTCTGTTCGAGTGGGGAGGTGAACCTCCAccccgttctctctccctcctctctctcagggctGCCCAcactcctcctctgcctcctccctcgttccctccctctctgggtGACAGGGTGAAAGGAtgaatggagggaggtagaggttcgTTTTGGGTGTATAGACGGAGGACCCTATCGACGACTCGAGCTACAGCGCTTCCCAGTTCCTGTTTCAAAGCTTGGGCAAACTTCTGCTCCCCTCCAAAacgctcccattcccccctcatCACCCCGCACCCCATCCACACTGCCACCCTCTCCAGAACCCCCTCCAAAAACACCCCGCCTCCTCCATTCGCGTTCCTCTGTTCTTCACTCCTTTTCTCATGGTCCCTTGCTTTTCGGTCTCGTTTAGCGATGCCTGGGAAatggggagaagaggggatgaagggaagagagagatcgtCTATTTCTCCCACCTCCTCTTctgctgtctcctcctcctctttgtccgtctctccatcaccatcctcctcctgctctcctccggtccacctcttctcctcctgagCGGGTCTCTCTCCGAATGCTTTCCATACTTTCTCCTGCAAGGCCTTCAGTCTTTCTCTCGCCTCTTCCAACTGTTCcttcagctcctctctctcccttctcctccctttctccctgttccccctctccgcactcctcctccctttctccacctcttcttcctctaagcctatctctccatctcctttaacTAGACTCTCCAGTCTCAATCGCTTCACTCTCATCATGTCATAACTCCAGTCCGCCACTAGGGCGTCACCGCTCAGCCTCTTCCCCCCCACCTCTACCAAGCGTCCACCCATCCCCTCCTTTtcttcctccatcccttcctcttccctgttatatcTGTCTAGGTGTAATTCCCCCCCAGACCTCATGGGGGCTCCACCAGGCTGCAGCAGGTGGTGgatgagggggtaggaggggTTGGCTCCAGGGTAGGGTGCACCGTGCCCCCCTCCAGAGGGTGTGAGGTGTCTGGGGAGGTCAAGGGTGGTGGAGGGGTCAGGGTAAAGGTCAAAGGGACGACCAAACAGATCACAAGGGGAATCCATGGAACCTTCTATTCCCCTCGTCAATGACTGTTTCTGGAAAGAGAGAAAATATTAAACTGGTTAGAAATCAAGTTTGTGTTTAAAAGTGATAGGAACCCCATTGTGACCGTACCTTACACCAAATGTCAGGCACCTGGAACACTCAGGTGTGACAAACTGAGTAAACCCATAACACAGTTAGAATTTAGAATTTAGAACACAGTTAGAATTTAGAATTTAGAACACAGTTAGAATTTAGAACACAGTTAGAATTTAGAACACAGTTAGAATTTAGAACACAGTTAGAATTTAGAACACAGTTAGAATTTATCGAGGGAGATCTGACTGTTTATTCAGATGTTTTACCCCAACAGtgcgcccccccccccacacacacacacacgacagagagagatgacaacagtggaggtagagaggtagcaGTGTGAAAGCAGTAGTCCTACTCGACAGTGATAACAACACACACGCATTTTACTGTACTTCTATCACATAACATGCcggacaggcaggcagaaagagacaggcaggcagaaagagacaggcaggcagacacacacacagagagacagacagagagagagacagacaggcagacagagacaggcaagcagacacacacagagagacagacagagagagagacaggcagacagaaagagacaggcaagcagacacacacacacacacacacagagagacagacagacacagagagacaggcaggcagaaagaAACAGGcaagtagacacacagacagagagacagagagacagacagacacacagggagacaggcagacacacagagagacaggcaggcagaaagagacaggcaagtagacacacacacacacacacagagacagagagacaaaagagaaaaGTGACATTTTAAATAGGATTTTAGTCTAGCTATAATCCATAAATTCATTCAACTAAATGCGTGGCAGTTTAACCCTACAGCGAACAGGTCACATCAGTCACCATGGTAGGGGGTTATTATAATTCCGTTGCAACATTAACTATATAATCCAACAGTTTAAAAATAGGTGAATATCAATTATTCAAATTATTTCTCTTTTCACAGTTGTGTTCGTTTGGGTGTCACTGACTAGGCTAATACCTATTGGGTCCATAAAATGGGGTAGaagtcgtcattgtaaataagaatttgttcttaactgacttgcctagttaaataaaaaggttataCATGTCAGCTTGCAAAACATCAACAGACCTACCACCCTGTTGTCAGCTAGCAACACATCAACAGACCTACCACCCTGTTGTCAGCTAGCAACACATCAACAGACATGTAATAAAAGTAATGTACattgtaataaatgtaataaaagtCTGTACATTGCAATATTAATGTCCAATAGGTACAAATGgactgactggggaggtgatttcacCACAATCCAAGTCCTGCAATATGAGCTACAATGCTAATATGAGCTACAATGCTA
The genomic region above belongs to Oncorhynchus masou masou isolate Uvic2021 chromosome 27, UVic_Omas_1.1, whole genome shotgun sequence and contains:
- the LOC135516472 gene encoding prospero homeobox protein 1-like encodes the protein MDSPCDLFGRPFDLYPDPSTTLDLPRHLTPSGGGHGAPYPGANPSYPLIHHLLQPGGAPMRSGGELHLDRYNREEEGMEEEKEGMGGRLVEVGGKRLSGDALVADWSYDMMRVKRLRLESLVKGDGEIGLEEEEVEKGRRSAERGNREKGRRREREELKEQLEEARERLKALQEKVWKAFGERPAQEEKRWTGGEQEEDGDGETDKEEEETAEEEVGEIDDLSLPFIPSSPHFPGIAKRDRKARDHEKRSEEQRNANGGGGVFLEGVLERVAVWMGCGVMRGEWERFGGEQKFAQALKQELGSAVARVVDRVLRLYTQNEPLPPSIHPFTLSPREGGNEGGGRGGVWAALRERRERERGGGSPPHSNRAPPPHHQEQSEALPLITRRPDNRRNHLLPLNNHPNNRTKNPLLPPQPFPPLCQPHPPHHHTHPALLPPSSCHKDSSPFLPPSSCPLPLPLLHYTMQQLFTRSLSHLHPLHKGNVMNPFPCLLTPSSSSSRPSFPPLAVMEGLDRLERHHEREGGMRGGGRDGGMDSGMYLGPGSFQEGLSPCHLKKAKLMFFYARYPSSNTLKTYFPDVKFNRCVTSQLIKWFSNFREFFYIQMERFARQAARDGAPCLGREGREPPLRLGRDTELYRILNMHYNKSNDYQVPNRFVEIAELALREFYMAIQTGRDSDPCWKKSIYKIVCKLDSPVPDSFRLPECPMG